The Caulifigura coniformis genome includes a region encoding these proteins:
- the rplR gene encoding 50S ribosomal protein L18: protein MKLATRISKQRIRRGYRVRNAVRATGRLRLTVHRSNLHMYAQIIDDSTGKTLVSAGSTEKELGGAGTYQGNKEAAARVGAALGQRAKAAGIEKVAFDRGRYKYHGRVAALADAAREAGLDF, encoded by the coding sequence ATGAAGCTTGCCACCAGAATTTCCAAGCAGCGTATCCGCCGCGGCTACCGCGTCCGGAACGCCGTGCGTGCGACGGGCCGCCTGCGGTTGACGGTTCACCGCAGCAACCTGCACATGTACGCGCAGATCATCGACGACTCGACCGGCAAGACGCTTGTCTCCGCAGGCAGCACCGAGAAGGAGCTGGGCGGAGCTGGGACCTACCAGGGCAATAAGGAAGCTGCTGCCCGGGTCGGAGCGGCGCTCGGTCAGCGGGCGAAGGCGGCGGGGATCGAGAAGGTCGCTTTCGATCGCGGCCGTTATAAGTATCATGGTCGCGTCGCGGCTCTGGCGGACGCCGCCCGCGAAGCCGGTTTGGATTTCTAA
- the rpsE gene encoding 30S ribosomal protein S5, whose translation MQIRRCACVVKGGRRFSFAALVVTGDSKGNVGFGYGKGGEVPVAVEKATKVANRRQKPVHLQTSAQGTTIPHRVEGRFGASKVLLIPASPGTGVIAGAVVKAVVESAGVSDILTKSRGSNNPVNMVKATMNALAKLRTRDDIARLRGVEV comes from the coding sequence CTGCAGATTCGTCGATGCGCCTGCGTCGTGAAGGGCGGTCGCCGGTTCAGCTTTGCCGCACTCGTCGTGACGGGTGACAGCAAGGGCAACGTCGGCTTCGGCTACGGCAAGGGCGGGGAAGTCCCGGTGGCCGTCGAGAAGGCCACAAAGGTGGCTAACCGCCGCCAGAAGCCCGTGCATCTCCAGACGTCTGCACAGGGCACGACGATTCCGCACCGCGTCGAAGGCCGGTTCGGAGCCTCCAAGGTCCTTCTGATTCCGGCTTCGCCGGGTACTGGCGTGATCGCCGGCGCCGTGGTGAAGGCGGTCGTCGAATCGGCTGGCGTGTCGGACATTCTGACGAAGAGCCGCGGATCGAATAACCCGGTCAACATGGTCAAGGCGACGATGAACGCCCTGGCAAAGCTGCGGACGCGCGATGACATCGCCCGCCTGCGGGGAGTGGAAGTCTAA
- the rplO gene encoding 50S ribosomal protein L15, translated as MIIDDVHRGIQKHKAPKRVGRGCGSGHGKTSGRGHKGQGSRRGSKSKPGGFAGGQMPLFRTVAKRGFNNRAFSDAVFAINIALLEERFNAGDEVSPETLKSRGIVKANYDQLKILGNGELTKKLTVKAHQFSASAAEKIKAAGGTVEAV; from the coding sequence ATGATTATCGATGACGTCCATCGTGGCATTCAGAAGCACAAGGCGCCCAAGCGCGTCGGTCGCGGCTGTGGCTCGGGCCATGGCAAGACCTCGGGCCGCGGTCACAAAGGTCAGGGAAGCCGTCGCGGTTCGAAGTCGAAGCCGGGCGGATTCGCCGGCGGCCAGATGCCGCTGTTCCGGACCGTCGCCAAGCGCGGCTTCAACAACCGTGCGTTTTCGGACGCCGTGTTCGCGATCAACATCGCGCTGCTCGAAGAGCGTTTCAACGCGGGTGACGAAGTCAGCCCCGAGACGCTGAAGAGCCGCGGGATCGTGAAGGCCAACTACGACCAGCTCAAGATCCTCGGCAACGGCGAACTCACCAAGAAGCTCACCGTGAAGGCCCATCAGTTCTCGGCTTCGGCCGCGGAGAAGATCAAGGCCGCCGGCGGAACTGTCGAAGCCGTCTGA